A region of Paenibacillus thiaminolyticus DNA encodes the following proteins:
- the pyrR gene encoding bifunctional pyr operon transcriptional regulator/uracil phosphoribosyltransferase PyrR, with protein MSTADWNIIMDEIAIRRALTRITHEILERNKGIDNCVLVGIRTRGIYLAHRIAERIRQIENMDIPVGELDITRYRDDAKREPEQNGELSASFPIHDKKIILCDDVLYTGRTIRAAMDALMDQGRPQMIQLAVLADRGHRELPIRPDYVGKNVPTSRTEEIVVALKEVDGSDEVKIIHHRG; from the coding sequence ATGAGTACAGCGGATTGGAACATCATTATGGACGAGATAGCGATACGAAGAGCCTTGACCCGCATCACACATGAGATTCTGGAACGGAACAAGGGGATAGACAACTGTGTGCTGGTTGGCATCCGCACGCGCGGCATTTACTTGGCGCACCGGATTGCCGAACGAATCCGGCAGATTGAGAATATGGATATCCCGGTCGGGGAGCTGGATATTACGCGCTACCGCGATGACGCCAAGCGCGAGCCGGAGCAGAACGGCGAGCTCAGCGCCTCCTTCCCGATTCACGACAAGAAAATCATTCTGTGTGATGATGTCCTGTATACGGGTCGCACCATTCGGGCTGCGATGGACGCCTTAATGGACCAAGGACGGCCGCAAATGATTCAATTGGCTGTCCTGGCTGACCGCGGCCACCGCGAGCTGCCGATACGACCGGATTATGTGGGCAAGAACGTTCCTACCTCTAGAACCGAAGAGATTGTAGTTGCCTTGAAGGAAGTCGATGGTTCAGATGAAGTGAAAATCATACATCACAGGGGGTAA
- a CDS encoding aspartate carbamoyltransferase catalytic subunit, whose translation MAVVQLERSVKERSLLGLKEMSKQEMESILDRADYWNRQPNKVSHVLKDKFATNLFFESSTRTRCSFEVAEKRLGAEVINFTTQASSVEKGESIYDTVRTLESMGMDAGVIRLKPVGLLEQIAERVRMPLVNAGDGNNEHPTQALLDMYTMRKHFGELSGLNVTIVGDIQHSRVARSNLWALRKFGAKVSFCAPEHMRANDLDAPYISIEEAVQADVVMMLRLQLERHQGDKVGPAEEYRTHYGLTLERVAGMKPHSIIMHPAPVNRNVEIDDAVVECEQARIFDQMANGVPIRMAVMERAMA comes from the coding sequence ATGGCGGTAGTTCAACTGGAGCGTTCGGTAAAAGAACGGAGCTTGCTTGGTTTGAAGGAGATGAGCAAGCAGGAGATGGAGTCCATTTTGGACCGTGCCGATTACTGGAATCGTCAGCCCAACAAAGTAAGTCATGTGCTCAAGGACAAATTCGCGACGAACCTGTTCTTCGAGAGCAGCACCCGAACCCGCTGTTCGTTCGAAGTGGCCGAGAAGCGGCTTGGCGCGGAAGTCATTAATTTCACGACCCAGGCATCCAGTGTGGAAAAGGGAGAATCCATCTATGATACGGTGCGGACGCTGGAATCGATGGGGATGGATGCGGGCGTTATCCGCTTGAAGCCGGTAGGTCTCTTGGAACAAATTGCGGAGCGGGTCAGAATGCCGCTTGTCAATGCCGGAGACGGCAACAACGAGCATCCGACGCAGGCGCTCCTGGACATGTACACGATGCGGAAGCATTTCGGAGAGCTGTCGGGTCTGAATGTCACTATCGTGGGGGATATCCAGCATAGCCGGGTTGCGCGCTCGAATCTGTGGGCGCTGCGGAAGTTCGGAGCGAAGGTCAGCTTCTGCGCTCCGGAGCATATGCGGGCGAACGACCTGGATGCCCCGTACATCTCAATAGAAGAAGCCGTGCAGGCCGATGTCGTCATGATGCTGCGACTCCAGCTGGAGCGGCATCAAGGTGACAAAGTCGGGCCGGCGGAGGAATATCGGACCCATTACGGATTGACACTTGAACGCGTTGCAGGGATGAAGCCACACAGCATCATTATGCATCCGGCTCCGGTGAACCGCAACGTTGAAATCGACGACGCTGTGGTGGAATGCGAACAGGCACGCATCTTTGACCAGATGGCCAATGGGGTGCCGATACGGATGGCGGTTATGGAGCGGGCCATGGCGTAA
- a CDS encoding dihydroorotase, whose protein sequence is MLVIANANILNEAGELQLADLWIEDGQITKIVPAGSEPAGTAEVCDVEGKFVSAGFIDMHVHLREPGFEHKETIATGTHSAAKGGFTTIACMPNTRPVLGTPETIRSIYDKAEAEGIVKVLPYASITVNELGRELTDFAALKEAGAIGFTDDGVGVQNAQVMKDAMTLAKELDMPVIAHCEDDSLVKGRAVTEGEFARKHGLKGIPNESEAIHVGRDILLAEATGVHYHVCHVSTEQSIRLIRQAKQLGIRVTAEVCPHHLLLSDEDIPGMDTNWKMNPPLRSPRDVAACIEGLEDGTIDILVTDHAPHSEEEKAKGMELAPFGIVGLETAFPLLYTRFVATGKWTLSFLIGRMTTDPANVFGLSAGRLEPGAPADITVIDLEAELEVNPEQFLSKGRNTPFTGWKLKGWPVMTLVDGRIVWSKQ, encoded by the coding sequence ATGTTAGTGATAGCGAATGCGAACATATTAAATGAAGCAGGTGAACTTCAGCTTGCGGATTTGTGGATAGAGGATGGACAAATCACAAAAATCGTTCCTGCCGGCTCGGAACCGGCCGGAACGGCCGAAGTATGCGATGTGGAAGGCAAATTCGTCTCGGCGGGCTTCATCGATATGCACGTGCATCTGCGCGAGCCCGGCTTCGAACATAAGGAAACTATCGCAACCGGTACTCATTCTGCTGCCAAAGGCGGATTTACGACCATTGCCTGCATGCCGAATACCCGCCCGGTACTGGGCACTCCGGAGACGATTCGCTCTATCTATGACAAAGCGGAGGCGGAAGGCATCGTGAAGGTGCTTCCGTACGCCTCCATCACGGTCAATGAGCTGGGCCGGGAGCTGACCGACTTCGCCGCTTTGAAGGAAGCCGGCGCGATTGGCTTCACCGACGATGGAGTCGGTGTCCAGAATGCACAGGTGATGAAGGACGCCATGACTCTGGCCAAGGAATTGGACATGCCGGTCATCGCCCACTGCGAGGATGATTCGCTTGTCAAGGGGCGCGCGGTCACCGAAGGAGAGTTTGCCCGCAAGCACGGACTGAAGGGAATTCCGAATGAATCGGAAGCGATTCATGTCGGCCGCGACATTCTGCTGGCGGAAGCTACAGGCGTTCATTATCACGTGTGTCACGTCAGCACGGAACAATCGATACGCCTTATCCGGCAGGCGAAGCAGTTGGGCATTCGCGTCACGGCGGAAGTATGTCCGCACCATCTGCTGCTCTCGGATGAAGATATTCCAGGAATGGACACGAACTGGAAAATGAACCCGCCGCTGCGCTCGCCTCGCGACGTCGCAGCCTGCATCGAAGGGCTGGAGGATGGAACGATTGATATTCTCGTCACCGACCATGCGCCGCACAGCGAAGAAGAGAAGGCCAAAGGAATGGAGCTGGCGCCCTTCGGCATCGTCGGTCTAGAGACGGCCTTCCCGCTGCTCTATACCCGCTTCGTCGCGACCGGGAAATGGACGTTGTCCTTCCTCATCGGGCGGATGACGACGGACCCGGCCAATGTATTCGGACTCTCGGCCGGGCGGCTGGAGCCGGGAGCGCCTGCCGATATTACGGTGATCGACCTGGAAGCGGAACTTGAGGTGAACCCGGAACAGTTCCTGTCCAAAGGACGGAACACGCCGTTCACGGGGTGGAAGCTGAAGGGATGGCCGGTCATGACGCTGGTCGACGGGCGTATCGTATGGAGCAAGCAATAA
- a CDS encoding carbamoyl phosphate synthase small subunit translates to MQARLLLEDGTLFTGAGFGADGETTGEVVFSTGMTGYQEVLSDPSYCGQIVTMTYPLIGNYGITRDDFEAIRPHVHGFVVRRHELVPSNWRAEYSVDRLLKEYGVVGISGIDTRMLTRKLRHYGTMKGILTTGSEPVEALMERLAGTESRTDQVALTSTKHIYSSPGEGPRIVLVDYGAKSGIVRELTKRGCDVVVVPHDTTADEIRRLRPDGIQLSNGPGDPKNVPHAVATVRELIGEFPLFGICLGHQIFALACGADTGRLKFGHRGGNHPVKELATNRCYITSQNHGYTVVEESVKGTDLQVTHINNNDKTIEGLKHATAPAFSVQYHPEASPGPYDSSYLFDQFLDMIREHQSHRTSVPRQAELAAQLKGAR, encoded by the coding sequence ATGCAGGCTAGATTATTATTGGAGGATGGCACGCTGTTCACGGGGGCTGGATTCGGCGCAGACGGTGAGACGACGGGAGAGGTCGTGTTCAGCACCGGGATGACAGGATACCAGGAGGTGCTGTCCGACCCGTCCTACTGCGGCCAAATCGTGACGATGACCTATCCGCTTATCGGCAATTACGGCATTACCCGGGATGACTTCGAGGCGATTCGCCCGCATGTGCACGGCTTCGTCGTGCGCCGTCATGAGCTGGTGCCTAGCAACTGGCGTGCCGAATATTCGGTCGACCGCCTGCTGAAGGAATACGGCGTTGTCGGCATCAGCGGCATCGACACGCGGATGTTGACGCGGAAGCTCCGTCACTACGGCACGATGAAGGGGATCCTGACGACAGGGAGCGAGCCGGTCGAAGCGCTGATGGAACGGCTTGCCGGCACGGAATCCCGTACGGACCAGGTCGCGCTTACGTCAACGAAGCATATTTACTCCAGTCCCGGAGAGGGCCCTCGCATCGTGCTGGTTGACTACGGCGCGAAGAGCGGAATTGTCAGAGAGCTGACGAAGCGCGGCTGCGATGTCGTCGTCGTGCCTCATGACACGACGGCCGATGAGATTCGCCGCCTGCGTCCGGACGGCATCCAATTGTCGAACGGGCCCGGGGATCCGAAAAATGTGCCGCATGCGGTAGCCACCGTCCGCGAGCTTATCGGGGAATTCCCGCTGTTCGGCATCTGCCTCGGGCATCAAATCTTCGCGCTCGCTTGCGGAGCGGATACCGGCCGGCTGAAGTTCGGACACCGCGGCGGCAACCACCCGGTCAAAGAGCTGGCGACGAACCGCTGCTATATTACATCGCAAAATCATGGCTATACCGTAGTGGAGGAATCCGTCAAGGGCACGGACCTGCAGGTTACCCATATCAATAATAACGACAAGACGATCGAAGGGTTGAAGCATGCGACGGCGCCTGCCTTCTCGGTGCAGTATCATCCGGAAGCTTCGCCGGGACCGTATGACAGCAGCTATCTGTTCGACCAATTCCTCGATATGATTCGCGAGCATCAGAGCCATCGGACATCGGTACCGCGTCAGGCGGAACTTGCCGCACAGCTGAAAGGAGCGCGTTAA
- the carB gene encoding carbamoyl-phosphate synthase large subunit yields the protein MPKNTDLKKILVIGSGPIVIGQAAEFDYAGTQACQALKEEGIEVVLINSNPATIMTDTNMADKVYIEPITLEFVTQIIRQERPDGLLPTLGGQTGLNMAVELARAGVLEQENVKLLGTQLEAIERAEDRDMFRELMRELEQPVPESTIVTSVEEAVEFANSIGYPIIVRPAYTLGGTGGGICDNEEELRDIVASGIRYSPIGQCLIEKSIAGMKEIEYEVMRDANDNCIVVCNMENFDPVGVHTGDSIVVAPSQTLSDREYQMLRSASLKIIRALNIEGGCNVQFALDPHSYQYYVIEVNPRVSRSSALASKATGYPIAKMAAKIAVGYTLDEIVNPVTGQTYACFEPTLDYIVSKIPRWPFDKFTQANRKLGTQMKATGEVMAIGRTFEESVHKAVRSLEIGVHRLYLPEAEQLGNDELEARLKSPDDERLFLLAEAFRRGYELQRLYDITKIDWWFLDKIEGILAFEARIQEESALSEQTLYEAKRMGFTDRAIAELRQAAHPGLAHTTEAEVSALRKELGLRPVYKMVDTCAAEFEASTPYYYSTYETENEVLPTEKEKILVLGSGPIRIGQGIEFDYSTVHAVWAIQDAGYEAVIINNNPETVSTDFNTSDRLYFEPLFFEDVMNVIEQEQPVGVIVQFGGQTAINLAAPLAKAGVRILGSSLESIDEAEDRKKFEALLSRLGIAQPTGSTVISVDEAVGTAQRIGYPVLVRPSYVLGGRAMEIVYSDTELLNYMEYAVKINPEHPVLIDRYMLGKEVEVDAICDGDTVLIPGIMEHVERAGVHSGDSIAVYPPQHLSQELQQQVIDITIRIAKELKTIGLINIQFVIYQNQVYVIEVNPRSSRTVPFLSKVTNIPMANVATKLILGGKLNSLGYQEGLWPEDDHVSVKVPVFSFAKLRRVEPTLGPEMKSTGEVMGRDKQYVKALYKGLIGSGMKIPATGAIICTVADKDKEEAVQLMSGFASLGYRLIATGGTATALEEAGLNVKRVNKLTEGTPNILDLIRNGEAHFVVNTLTKGKTPERDGFRIRREAVENGVVCMTSLDTVRALLEMLEQINFSSRPMPAIRK from the coding sequence ATGCCGAAGAATACAGACCTCAAAAAAATACTCGTCATCGGTTCCGGGCCGATTGTCATCGGCCAGGCGGCAGAGTTCGATTACGCCGGAACGCAGGCCTGTCAGGCGTTGAAGGAAGAGGGCATCGAAGTGGTGCTTATCAACAGCAACCCGGCTACGATTATGACCGATACCAATATGGCGGATAAAGTATATATTGAGCCAATTACGCTTGAGTTCGTCACGCAAATCATTCGCCAAGAGCGTCCCGACGGCTTGCTGCCGACGCTCGGCGGGCAGACCGGACTCAATATGGCGGTCGAGTTGGCGCGCGCAGGCGTGCTGGAGCAGGAAAATGTAAAGCTGCTCGGCACGCAGCTCGAAGCGATTGAACGTGCCGAGGACCGGGATATGTTCCGCGAGCTGATGCGCGAGCTGGAGCAGCCGGTGCCGGAGAGCACGATAGTGACGTCGGTAGAGGAAGCGGTCGAGTTCGCGAACAGCATCGGCTATCCGATTATTGTGCGCCCTGCCTATACGCTGGGCGGCACAGGCGGAGGCATCTGCGACAACGAAGAAGAGCTGCGCGACATCGTCGCCTCCGGCATTCGCTACAGCCCGATTGGCCAATGCCTGATTGAGAAGAGCATTGCCGGCATGAAGGAAATCGAGTACGAAGTCATGCGCGACGCCAATGATAACTGCATTGTCGTCTGTAATATGGAGAACTTCGACCCGGTGGGCGTGCACACGGGCGACAGCATCGTCGTGGCGCCAAGCCAGACGCTGTCGGATCGGGAGTACCAGATGCTCCGTTCCGCCTCGCTCAAAATCATCCGCGCGCTCAACATCGAGGGCGGTTGCAATGTGCAGTTCGCGCTAGACCCGCACAGCTATCAGTACTATGTCATTGAAGTGAATCCGCGGGTAAGCCGTTCGTCGGCGCTTGCGTCCAAGGCGACGGGCTACCCGATTGCGAAGATGGCGGCCAAAATCGCGGTCGGCTACACGCTGGATGAGATTGTCAACCCGGTTACGGGACAGACTTATGCATGCTTCGAGCCAACGCTGGACTATATCGTATCCAAAATCCCGCGCTGGCCGTTCGATAAATTCACGCAAGCGAACCGGAAGCTCGGCACTCAGATGAAGGCGACCGGGGAAGTGATGGCGATTGGCCGGACGTTCGAGGAATCGGTGCACAAAGCGGTGCGCTCGCTCGAAATCGGCGTCCATCGCCTGTACTTGCCGGAAGCGGAGCAGCTCGGTAATGACGAGCTGGAAGCACGCCTCAAATCGCCGGACGATGAGCGGCTGTTCCTGCTTGCGGAAGCGTTCCGCCGCGGCTATGAGCTGCAGCGTCTGTATGATATCACGAAGATTGACTGGTGGTTCCTGGATAAAATCGAAGGCATTCTCGCCTTTGAAGCGCGTATTCAGGAAGAGTCAGCTCTGAGCGAGCAGACACTCTATGAAGCGAAGCGCATGGGCTTCACGGACCGCGCCATTGCGGAGCTTCGCCAAGCAGCCCATCCGGGCCTGGCCCACACGACGGAGGCGGAGGTATCCGCGCTGCGCAAGGAGCTTGGTCTCCGGCCGGTCTATAAAATGGTAGATACTTGCGCGGCGGAATTCGAAGCTTCCACTCCGTACTATTACTCGACCTACGAGACGGAGAATGAGGTACTGCCTACGGAGAAGGAGAAGATTCTTGTCCTCGGCTCCGGCCCGATTCGGATCGGGCAAGGGATTGAATTCGACTATTCGACCGTGCATGCCGTATGGGCTATCCAGGATGCAGGCTATGAGGCGGTCATCATCAATAATAATCCCGAGACGGTCTCGACTGACTTCAACACATCGGATCGGCTCTACTTCGAGCCGCTGTTCTTCGAAGACGTCATGAATGTCATCGAGCAGGAGCAGCCGGTCGGCGTCATCGTCCAGTTCGGCGGCCAGACCGCGATTAACTTGGCGGCTCCGCTGGCGAAGGCAGGGGTGCGGATTCTCGGCTCCAGCCTGGAGAGCATCGATGAAGCGGAGGACCGCAAAAAGTTCGAAGCGCTCTTGTCGCGTCTCGGCATCGCGCAGCCGACCGGAAGCACTGTCATATCGGTCGATGAAGCGGTCGGTACGGCTCAGCGCATCGGGTATCCGGTGCTTGTCCGTCCGTCCTACGTCCTCGGCGGACGCGCGATGGAAATCGTCTACTCGGATACAGAGCTGCTCAACTATATGGAATATGCGGTCAAAATCAATCCGGAGCATCCGGTCCTTATCGACCGCTATATGTTGGGCAAGGAAGTCGAGGTCGATGCGATTTGCGACGGCGACACGGTGCTCATTCCGGGGATTATGGAGCATGTGGAACGGGCCGGAGTGCACTCGGGCGACTCGATTGCGGTCTATCCGCCGCAGCATCTGTCCCAGGAGCTGCAGCAGCAGGTGATTGACATTACGATTCGCATCGCGAAGGAATTGAAGACGATTGGACTTATCAATATTCAGTTCGTAATCTATCAAAATCAAGTCTATGTTATCGAGGTCAATCCGCGCTCGTCCCGCACGGTGCCGTTCCTGAGCAAGGTAACCAATATTCCGATGGCGAACGTCGCGACGAAGCTCATTCTTGGCGGGAAGCTGAACAGCCTCGGGTATCAGGAAGGATTGTGGCCGGAAGACGACCACGTGTCGGTGAAGGTTCCTGTCTTCTCCTTCGCCAAGCTGCGCCGGGTCGAGCCGACGCTCGGACCGGAGATGAAGTCGACCGGGGAGGTGATGGGCCGTGACAAGCAGTATGTCAAAGCGCTCTACAAGGGCCTCATCGGCTCAGGCATGAAAATACCGGCGACCGGCGCGATTATTTGCACGGTGGCGGATAAGGACAAGGAAGAAGCGGTGCAATTGATGAGCGGCTTCGCCTCTCTCGGCTATAGGCTGATAGCGACCGGCGGGACCGCCACGGCGCTGGAGGAAGCGGGGCTGAACGTCAAGCGCGTCAACAAGTTGACGGAAGGGACTCCGAATATTCTCGACCTCATCCGGAACGGGGAAGCGCATTTCGTCGTCAATACGCTGACGAAGGGCAAGACTCCGGAACGGGACGGCTTCCGCATCCGCCGCGAGGCGGTAGAGAACGGCGTCGTCTGCATGACCTCGCTGGATACGGTGCGCGCGCTGCTCGAGATGCTAGAGCAGATTAACTTCTCCTCGCGTCCGATGCCGGCCATCCGGAAATAA
- the pyrF gene encoding orotidine-5'-phosphate decarboxylase: MSHTISFEQAASRVMVALDYDGTAEAHRLIEQLEGIPCYMKVGMQLFYAGGPSFIRELKERGYSVFLDVKMHDIPNTVKGGANSIAKLGVDMFNVHAAGGKKMMQAAIEGVEAARVADPSLPRPVIIAVTQLTSTTNEVMNEEIGIPGTVEETVVRYAKLTQEAGLDGVVASPHEVKSIKAACGDSFRTVTPGIRPKGAPLQDQSRVMTPAEAMRHGTDYIVVGRPITEAEDPRAALLSIIEELI; the protein is encoded by the coding sequence ATGAGTCATACGATATCATTTGAACAGGCGGCGAGCCGGGTGATGGTCGCGCTGGATTATGACGGGACGGCGGAGGCCCATCGTCTTATTGAGCAACTGGAGGGCATACCTTGCTATATGAAGGTAGGCATGCAGCTGTTCTACGCGGGCGGTCCCTCCTTCATCCGCGAGCTCAAGGAGCGCGGGTACAGCGTGTTCTTGGATGTGAAAATGCATGACATTCCGAATACGGTCAAGGGCGGGGCGAACAGCATTGCGAAGCTGGGCGTCGACATGTTCAACGTTCATGCGGCCGGAGGCAAAAAGATGATGCAGGCGGCCATCGAGGGCGTCGAGGCGGCCCGCGTGGCCGACCCTTCGCTGCCGCGTCCGGTGATTATCGCCGTTACGCAGCTTACGAGCACTACTAACGAAGTCATGAATGAAGAGATCGGCATTCCCGGCACGGTCGAAGAGACCGTCGTTCGTTATGCGAAGCTGACGCAGGAAGCCGGACTCGATGGGGTCGTCGCTTCTCCGCATGAAGTGAAGAGCATCAAGGCGGCCTGCGGCGATTCGTTCCGCACGGTTACGCCGGGCATTCGGCCGAAGGGCGCTCCGCTTCAGGATCAGTCCCGCGTGATGACTCCGGCGGAAGCGATGCGGCATGGCACGGATTATATTGTCGTAGGACGGCCGATTACGGAAGCGGAGGATCCGCGGGCAGCCTTACTATCCATTATCGAGGAGTTGATATAA
- the pyrE gene encoding orotate phosphoribosyltransferase: protein MTTTKREREIAGHLLSIEAVALRPHEPFTWTSGIKSPIYCDNRLTMSYPEIRGAIAEGFASLVKEYAPDAEVIAGTATAGIPHAAWVADKLGLPMAYIRDKAKGHGKQNQIEGLIRPGQKVVVIEDLISTGGSSLKAAMAVREAGAEPLAVFAIFSYELEKAEQAFREAGIPLHTLSRYTALIETALEAGVIQAEDLDVLASWRVNPASWGH from the coding sequence ATGACAACGACGAAGAGAGAACGTGAGATTGCCGGGCATTTGTTATCTATAGAAGCGGTGGCGCTGCGGCCGCATGAGCCGTTCACATGGACGTCCGGAATCAAGTCCCCTATCTACTGCGATAACCGCTTGACAATGTCGTACCCCGAGATTCGGGGGGCCATCGCGGAAGGCTTCGCTTCCTTGGTCAAGGAATATGCGCCGGATGCGGAAGTCATCGCCGGAACGGCGACCGCCGGCATTCCGCATGCAGCCTGGGTTGCGGACAAGCTGGGGCTGCCCATGGCTTACATTCGCGACAAGGCGAAGGGACACGGGAAGCAGAATCAGATCGAAGGCCTGATTCGTCCGGGACAGAAAGTCGTCGTTATCGAAGATCTAATCTCGACCGGGGGCAGCTCGCTCAAAGCGGCGATGGCCGTCCGGGAAGCGGGGGCGGAGCCCCTTGCCGTATTCGCCATCTTCAGCTATGAGCTGGAAAAAGCGGAGCAGGCGTTCCGGGAAGCCGGAATCCCGCTGCATACGCTGTCCCGCTATACGGCGCTCATCGAGACGGCCCTGGAAGCGGGCGTCATTCAAGCAGAGGATCTCGATGTATTGGCATCCTGGCGCGTCAACCCGGCTTCCTGGGGCCATTAA
- a CDS encoding ABC transporter ATP-binding protein, whose protein sequence is MKWLRKRKKSDRAEASPALAANEQEEVAQEKTEYIEDKTQAAAWPARAHPISPDQPLLEVRAVERTFQVGSQKLHVLKGIEMEVHPGQLVMLKGRSGSGKTTLLNMLGGLDLPTKGEIRFRGEPFSTWSDDKRTATRRSEIGFIFQAYALMPLLSAYENVELSLRMANVPRHLWKERVQYCLEMVGLGKRMSHRPFEMSGGEQQRVAIAKSIAHKPLLLLADEPTAELDSQMGAQVMGVFRQIIRSEKIAICMTTHDPTILEVADHVYEMVDGRFIT, encoded by the coding sequence ATGAAATGGCTTCGCAAACGGAAGAAGTCAGACCGTGCCGAGGCATCCCCGGCTCTCGCGGCGAACGAGCAGGAAGAAGTGGCGCAAGAGAAGACGGAATACATAGAGGACAAGACACAAGCTGCAGCATGGCCTGCCCGAGCCCACCCGATCTCTCCGGATCAACCGCTCCTGGAAGTTCGGGCGGTTGAGCGGACGTTCCAGGTTGGCAGCCAGAAGCTGCATGTACTCAAAGGAATCGAGATGGAAGTGCATCCGGGCCAATTGGTTATGCTGAAGGGCCGATCCGGGTCTGGGAAGACGACACTGTTGAACATGCTTGGAGGGCTCGATCTGCCCACGAAGGGAGAGATCCGGTTCCGAGGGGAGCCGTTCTCGACATGGAGCGACGACAAGCGCACCGCGACGCGGCGCAGTGAGATCGGGTTCATTTTCCAAGCTTATGCACTTATGCCGCTATTGTCCGCTTATGAGAACGTTGAATTGTCGCTGCGGATGGCTAACGTGCCCCGCCATTTATGGAAGGAGCGGGTCCAATATTGCCTTGAGATGGTTGGATTGGGCAAGCGCATGAGCCACCGTCCCTTCGAGATGTCGGGGGGAGAGCAACAGCGGGTTGCGATTGCCAAATCGATTGCTCATAAGCCGCTGCTGTTATTGGCCGATGAGCCGACAGCGGAATTGGATTCACAAATGGGGGCTCAGGTAATGGGCGTCTTCCGGCAAATCATTCGTTCGGAAAAAATCGCCATCTGTATGACCACCCACGATCCCACAATTTTGGAGGTAGCTGATCATGTTTATGAAATGGTCGACGGAAGATTCATCACCTAG
- a CDS encoding efflux RND transporter periplasmic adaptor subunit, translating to MFMKWSTEDSSPRSARKWRRVALALMCGMLLFTSACSLLPDEEEEEVLPTITPPSVSKKPEYEVVRKDMIVPVSMTGKLMSDQEDILFFTLDNKPIKNIYVKNGDSVKKGQVIAELDVDDMKRDLRQKRLQLRAEEVKMKETLRKKDEMDPVEFEEAQILFEQKQQELTDLQTDIDKATLTSPFTGTIVSLTAKKGAMSKKYDPVAIVADTTRLTVAAQPSKDDLKRITPGMEAEVSINSVDGVIKGKVKALPQPSNDNNGGGQGEPPEQDRIDKYMTIEVEKLPKGVTRGMMLSVSVVTNKIKDAIVIPPSALRTIGSRTYVQVADENGSKREVDVEVGVQKPTEIQIIAGLEPGQKVVGR from the coding sequence ATGTTTATGAAATGGTCGACGGAAGATTCATCACCTAGAAGCGCGCGCAAGTGGCGCCGTGTCGCCCTGGCACTGATGTGCGGCATGCTGCTGTTCACGTCCGCCTGCTCTCTTCTGCCGGATGAAGAGGAAGAGGAAGTATTGCCGACCATCACACCGCCTTCGGTATCGAAGAAGCCGGAATATGAAGTGGTTCGGAAGGATATGATTGTGCCTGTCTCCATGACGGGCAAATTGATGTCTGATCAGGAAGATATCCTGTTCTTCACGCTGGACAACAAGCCGATCAAGAATATTTATGTCAAGAACGGCGACTCGGTCAAAAAAGGCCAGGTCATCGCGGAGCTTGACGTGGATGATATGAAGAGGGATCTTCGCCAGAAGCGTTTGCAGCTGCGGGCCGAAGAAGTGAAGATGAAGGAAACGCTGCGCAAAAAAGATGAGATGGATCCGGTCGAATTCGAGGAAGCGCAGATTTTGTTCGAACAGAAGCAGCAGGAGCTTACCGATCTGCAGACAGATATTGATAAGGCGACGCTCACCTCTCCGTTCACGGGCACGATCGTATCGTTGACGGCGAAGAAGGGCGCGATGTCGAAGAAATACGATCCGGTGGCGATTGTCGCGGATACGACCCGGTTAACCGTAGCCGCTCAGCCATCGAAGGACGATCTGAAGCGCATCACTCCGGGGATGGAAGCCGAGGTCAGCATTAACTCGGTTGACGGCGTCATTAAGGGCAAGGTCAAGGCGCTTCCGCAACCATCGAATGATAATAATGGGGGCGGCCAGGGCGAGCCGCCGGAGCAGGACCGGATTGACAAGTACATGACAATCGAGGTGGAGAAGCTGCCGAAGGGAGTAACCCGAGGCATGATGCTTAGCGTCTCCGTCGTGACGAACAAGATTAAGGACGCTATCGTCATACCACCTTCTGCCTTGCGCACGATCGGTTCTCGCACCTATGTCCAGGTCGCCGACGAGAACGGCAGCAAGCGGGAAGTTGATGTCGAGGTTGGAGTGCAGAAGCCGACCGAGATTCAAATAATAGCCGGACTTGAACCGGGGCAGAAAGTAGTGGGCCGATAA